Within Rhodothermaceae bacterium, the genomic segment ACCGATCTCAAAGTCATAGTACTTAAGACCATCTGAAAGCTGGATATAATCATCATCGGCCACCTCGCGTGGCATGGGGGTGTTTTCGGGCTCTGGGGGCATCGGTTCCGTGGGGCTTTTACAGGTAGAAAATAGCGCAATTGCCAAGACCAGTGCTGCGTATCGAACGAAGGACATGATCATCATACAAAATTGATCTCCCTACTACAGAAAAATCCCTAAATTGTTTGTCCGTCGAGTTGTCAGGTAAAGCGAGTCAAAAGAAGTCCTCCATATTCATTCGTGTTCCATGTTTGAAGCTGATGTATTTTCCGAACGTCGTCGTGAACTGGTGAAGTCTTTGGGGAGTGGGATCGTGCTCTTGCCTGGGCATGTGGATAGTCCAATGAATTATGCGGATAATATCTATCCCTTCCGGCAGGACAGTACCTTTCTTTATTATGTTGGGATTCATCGGCCAGGGCTATTCGCTGTGATTGATGTAGATGAGAATCAGACAACAATTTTCAGCACAGAGCCGACAGTAGATGATGTCATTTGGTCTGGCTCACAGCCAGGTTTAGATGAATTAAGAGAGCTCTGTAGTGCGGATCATGCGTGTGAAATATCTGATCTGGCAGAAGTCCTGTCCGGGGCCCTTGCCCGAAAACGGGATTTACATTATTTACCGCCATACCGAGCAGAAATCAGTCGTGGATTGGAGAAGCTCATGGGGTTAGAGCCGGAGCAATCCAAAGGAGGGCATTCAGAGGAACTTATCCGGGCCATTGTTGAACAGCGGTCAGTCAAAGAGCCCCGGGAATTGGCAGAGATTGAGGCGGCGCTGGCGGTTACGCAACAGATGTACCGTGCTGCAATGCAGGCGGTTCAGGCAGGAAAGTACGAACGTGAGCTTGCTGGTCTTGTCGAAGGAATTGCAATCAGTGGCGGGGGACGTCTTGCCTATCCATGTATCTTGACGAAGCATGGACAGGTTTTGCATAATCACCACTATCATCGCCGTTTAGAACTTGGCGATCTGGTTGTTCAGGACAGTGGGGCCGCAAC encodes:
- a CDS encoding aminopeptidase P family protein, whose protein sequence is MFEADVFSERRRELVKSLGSGIVLLPGHVDSPMNYADNIYPFRQDSTFLYYVGIHRPGLFAVIDVDENQTTIFSTEPTVDDVIWSGSQPGLDELRELCSADHACEISDLAEVLSGALARKRDLHYLPPYRAEISRGLEKLMGLEPEQSKGGHSEELIRAIVEQRSVKEPRELAEIEAALAVTQQMYRAAMQAVQAGKYERELAGLVEGIAISGGGRLAYPCILTKHGQVLHNHHYHRRLELGDLVVQDSGAATVSGYASDITRTYPVGGTFSSRQREIYQAVLDSLISALSSIQPGRPFQASHLVAARVLTDRLQQIGLMRGDLDESVAAGAHALFFPHGLGHMMGLDVHDMENLGEDLVGYDDQIRRSQQFGLGSLRFGRAPAPGFVLTVEPGCYFIGPLIDQWRSEKRHETFINYDRLADWQDFGGVRIEENVVVTLEGHRILGPPIPRTIVDVEAACSG